TGTGGGGATACCATGATCAAAGCATATCTTGCTTATAATGCTGCTTTTGACTGCCACAGGTAAGGCAGGAAAACCTGCATGAGTGAGCAGGTATTCAGGAGTATCACATACAAGCAGTAACTTCTCATGCTGCGGAGCTTCATGCATCTCTGACGTGATCAGAGCATCAACTAATGTTGCAAAGTTGTTCAATACAGCCCCCGAAAACCCAAGAAAGGAATCAGCAAAGGCCGAAACTTTACATCCCGTACATTTTGTATTCAACTTACCCCCACCACAGGCGTACAAGGAGAGTCCCATGCCCGCCCACACCTCAGCCACCAAGGCCGGCTTTCTGCAACGTCTAAAAGATCGGCGTTTCCAGATACTGCTGGCCAAACAATTGATGCTACTGATCTATAGGGTGTTTGCGATTACTGTGGGGGTACTCACGGCGGGGTTTGTTCAATTTATGGCCGTGGGCACCAGTAGTGAGGAAAGCGATGATAGCCTGCACAGAACAGGCTATCGTCATGGTCCAGAGGGTGATGGGTACTACAGTGGTAGCCAGAAAATCGACTAGAACCACGCAGAATGGCACTGCCAAGTAGTACCATCCTGATAGTAGTTCGTAGTTCGTAGTTCGTAGTTCGTAGTTCGTAGTTCGTAACTGCTTATGCCTGCCCCTTGTCTCCCTTCGATTTTCCTTTTCCAGTTATCTGCTGGAAGAACTGAGCAGCCCCTTTTCCCGCATCCCCTGCCGACTTAGTTCCTGATCCCATACCATCAGAAATCAATGCCATCTTATATCCAGCCCAACCCATCGCAGCCAGGAAGAACGCTGGCCATACCAGAAACATGGTGACCGTCACAAAGTCACTGACCCAGTTGTCAAAGTCATCAGCCAGGTAACCCAACAGGGAACCGTCACTGGGGCTGCTGTAGAGGATCTCCACCAGTTTGTTGTCCACGAACCGGGCCAGCTCCCACCAGAAGGTCATAAAGACCAGCGCGCAGTAGGCGAGGGTGATCGACATCAGCGTGGCAAAGCTATAGCTACCCATGACCATGACGATGGGCATCGAGATGATCAGGGCCATCATCAGCATGCTCTGTACCATGGGCAATGACGTTTGCACCAGATACATAGCAGGCATGACGGTGGCAGTCGCAACACCCATACCCACCGCTGCCGTGGCGGTTTTCAGGGCTGCGACGGGCGCCCCTACAACGCTTCCCCCTTCCGACTCAGAATAGCCATAGCTTCTGAAGGCACGCCCTGGCCGCTCCATCGTGGTGGAGGACATCAGGGTACGCAGCAAGTCTTCATCGGAGACACCGATCGCGAAGAGCTGTTCCAGCAGATCGTCTGTCAGCTCCGCTTTCGCGCGCGCGGCCAGACCGACTTTGCTATCACTCCACCACTGTTTACAGGTGGGATAGCCACCGGCCCCGGTATTGGGCAGGGCCACGTCCCTTGCCGCATCATACGGAAAGTTGGGGTTAGGCAGACTGGCATGATGGGTGTCGTAGTAGCCCGGCGTAGTCAGAAAGTAGTTCGAGCCAACCCAGTCCACGTCACGCAGCTGCTCTTCGTTGAACTTGTAATAGTCCGCACGCTTCAGGTTTGTCAGGCGTGACTTGGATACGGCAAAGCAGTCCCGCGCAAAGTCACCCAGTTCTGCAGCCAGGCCTCCAGAGATATATTCCTGATTCAGTTCGTACTTCACTTGCCGGAGGTTGATCTCACAGGGGATCGAGGCAATCGCGGGGTAGGTGATCATCTTGGCCACGACATGCCAGCTCCACCACCAGAAAGGCACTTGAGGCGTCATACCGTTGACGCTGGCAAAGCCTGTCGTCCAGGCATTTTCACCGCCTGCAGGTTTGCCCTGATCACTCATGGAGCATTGTGCCGAATGCAGGTTGTCTGCGTTAGGGGGATAGACGACCTTGAGATTAACGTTAATGAAGGGCTGCAGTGCAATCAGGATCACGATGAGCGCCTGATACAGATCGATCTCAAGGTTGTTCAGCCCCAGTGCGCCCTTGTTACCCTCATCGGCACCCTGACGACGCATTTCTGCAAAGTTGCTGTAGACCATAAACATCAACGGGATCGCAAACACCCCGGAGTCAGAGAGCACGGCCCATATTTTTTCGCTGATATACCAGCCCAGCAGCACCATGGAGTATTCCAGGTGCGAGTCCACGGCCATGATCATGCCGCACCTCCTACGATCTGAATCAGGCGGATCACTTCAACGGCGGCGATTATGCTGACGGCACGCCAGCCAAAACGGCGCACCTTGGCCGCGCCATGACGCTCTGCCATGTAGTGATGGCTGGTACGCCACATCCAGTAGAAGCCCCCATACAGCGGTATACGCCACAGATACAGCCAGGGGCTGAGCCGGCTCCACCACTGACTAAAGTGCTCCAGTTGTTCGGTGTGGTTCATGCTAAAGCGAGCCAGTACCAGCAGGGTGGCAATGCACGCTACCAGGATGGCCACTGCGATCAGCAGCTTCCTGGTCAATGTCAGTCCACGCTGAGCCAGCTGCAACATCTGAGGGTTATGCCAGAGTTTCATATCCATCATTCCTCATCCTTCGGGTACAGACCGGGTGCGGTATTAGGTAAGGGACGTGCATTGGTACCTTCATTGCTGGTACGACGGTCAGCAGTACGGGTCAGTGAGGTGAGTGCGGTGTTCTCGGCCAGCATTTTGCGGATCTCCATTTCCTGTTTGAGGGAGCCGATTTCCCGGTCCAGCTGATCCAGGCTGCTATCTACAGCGGTTTGTAGCTCATCGGAGTTCTGCACTTCAGGAATACTGGCACCGGCGACGAGGGCACGGCGCATCAGGATGGCTTTGTCCAGTACCCGCGACAGTGCCAACTCACCGGACAACCGCTGTACCAGCAGGGAGCGTTCAGGGTCATCCCGTAAGCTGTCGATGATGGAGCGTGAGACCTGCAACAGTTCGCCCCGGACACTTTGGCCAGGTTGTCATTGGTCACCTTGAGCGAGCCACTGGCGAGGCCTGCCAGGGTGGTGGCAATGGAGTCCTGGGCCTCGGCGACCATCGGAATCAGCCCCGTACCGGCTTTACCCGCCACTTGTTCGCAGGTGGTGCAGGTGGTCAGGGTTTTCTCACCCAGCACCTTCACCATGTCGTCAGCCAGTTCGGCAGGAGAGCTCCAGACCTGACACATCGAGCCACCGGCACAGGATTCACTCCCTGTCGCATGGGAGAAGGTGCCCGTGTCGGTGACGGTACGGTTGGTCAATACGTTGGCACCGGCCACTGCCGTATCACGGATGACTTTAATGGGATCCTGGCCCTTACCACCTTTACGGGCACCGCCTACCCACTGAATGCCCTCATCGCCGCCTTTACTCTCGGCCTGCTCCTTGGCCTGTACGGCATCGGTTGTGGAGGCTGCTGCCCGCTGGTAGGCATCGGCCTTGGCTTGCTGGGCCAATCGAGACCCCATGACCACATCGGTCATATCGGAGGCCATGCTCTCGCAGGTGAGCTTGGCAGAGTCGAAGGACAGTTTGCCTTGCAGTACGCCATTCTGCAGCAGGTCATAGAGCTGTGGATTGCTGCGCTGAATGATCATGGCCGGCAGTGAAGCCACGGCGCCAGTCGCGGCATTAATCACGTTACTCATCAACGACTTGAAGCCGTTAGTAACGCCGTTCAATTGGTTCTGTACCGTTGCTCCGAGATCAAAATTGCCGCACATGAGGTTGGCATTCCAGCCGACCCCCAAGCCAATGGAGTTGGGCGTCTTCCGGCTTGCTGGGCCTGCAATCACATTGCCGCCGCCAATGGCGTAATACACCGAGTCATTGAGCACTTTGTCATGCACATCAAACCCGTAGTCGGTGTCTGCACCAGCCAAACCACTGCCCATCACTGCACCCGTCAGGCCGACGGCCAGGGTCACGGTTTTTACTGCCTTCACTGCACCAGCCCTCTTTATCCTTACGTTCATTGCTGCTCCCTCACATGAAATCCGTGTAACCCAGGAAGGTTTGCCCTCGCCGCTGACAGCAGCTATAGGGGCGCCACAGCGACCAGACATAGCCGCCGTTCTCACTCAGTCGGTCGGAGTAGGTGTCAGATGGGAAAATCGCGCAGGTGTACTCCAGCTTAGGAGACAGCTGCTGCCACTTGTGGGTTTTCTTATCCCCTTCGGTGATCGGGCCGGGTGGCCAAGTAGCCATCGCGACTGGAGGCCGTCAGCGGGGTATAGACGTGCATCTGCCCGGAGCGGGTGACCAGATCGCCTACGCGCTGGGCCACGACAGCCCCTGCTTTGTAATCGTGGGTCTGGATCAATGCGCCGGCACGCGGATAGACGCTGCCCCACATATCGCCCGTCTGGCCGACTTCACGCTGTCCGGGGATCAGCGCTTCAGGGTAAACAGACTCAGGCACACCCCAACGCCAGGCCAGGGTATCCAGGGTGGAGACGAAGTAGGGGTAAACAGGAGTGGCACTGGTTGAAC
This Pokkaliibacter sp. MBI-7 DNA region includes the following protein-coding sequences:
- a CDS encoding conjugal transfer protein TraG N-terminal domain-containing protein, which encodes MIMAVDSHLEYSMVLLGWYISEKIWAVLSDSGVFAIPLMFMVYSNFAEMRRQGADEGNKGALGLNNLEIDLYQALIVILIALQPFINVNLKVVYPPNADNLHSAQCSMSDQGKPAGGENAWTTGFASVNGMTPQVPFWWWSWHVVAKMITYPAIASIPCEINLRQVKYELNQEYISGGLAAELGDFARDCFAVSKSRLTNLKRADYYKFNEEQLRDVDWVGSNYFLTTPGYYDTHHASLPNPNFPYDAARDVALPNTGAGGYPTCKQWWSDSKVGLAARAKAELTDDLLEQLFAIGVSDEDLLRTLMSSTTMERPGRAFRSYGYSESEGGSVVGAPVAALKTATAAVGMGVATATVMPAMYLVQTSLPMVQSMLMMALIISMPIVMVMGSYSFATLMSITLAYCALVFMTFWWELARFVDNKLVEILYSSPSDGSLLGYLADDFDNWVSDFVTVTMFLVWPAFFLAAMGWAGYKMALISDGMGSGTKSAGDAGKGAAQFFQQITGKGKSKGDKGQA
- a CDS encoding integrating conjugative element protein; the protein is MKAVKTVTLAVGLTGAVMGSGLAGADTDYGFDVHDKVLNDSVYYAIGGGNVIAGPASRKTPNSIGLGVGWNANLMCGNFDLGATVQNQLNGVTNGFKSLMSNVINAATGAVASLPAMIIQRSNPQLYDLLQNGVLQGKLSFDSAKLTCESMASDMTDVVMGSRLAQQAKADAYQRAAASTTDAVQAKEQAESKGGDEGIQWVGGARKGGKGQDPIKVIRDTAVAGANVLTNRTVTDTGTFSHATGSESCAGGSMCQVWSSPAELADDMVKVLGEKTLTTCTTCEQVAGKAGTGLIPMVAEAQDSIATTLAGLASGSLKVTNDNLAKVSGANCCRSHAPSSTAYGMTLNAPCWYSGCPVSWHCRGYWTKPS